A portion of the Pseudorasbora parva isolate DD20220531a chromosome 1, ASM2467924v1, whole genome shotgun sequence genome contains these proteins:
- the LOC137083271 gene encoding histone H2B, which yields MPEPAKSAPKKGSKKAVTKTAGKGGKKRKRSRKESYAIYVYKVLKQVHPDTGISSKAMGIMNSFVNDIFERIAGESSRLAHYNKRSTITSREIQTAVRLLLPGELAKHAVSEGTKAVTKYTSSK from the coding sequence ATGCCTGAGCCTGCAAAGTCCGCGCCTAAGAAGGGATCCAAAAAGGCAGTCACAAAGACCGCCGGTAAGGGAGGGAAGAAGCGCAAGAGGTCCAGGAAGGAGAGCTATGCTATCTACGTGTACAAAGTCTTGAAGCAGGTTCATCCCGACACCGGTATCTCTTCTAAGGCGATGGGTATCATGAACTCTTTCGTCAATGATATCTTCGAGCGCATCGCCGGTGAGTCGTCTCGTCTCGCTCATTACAACAAGCGCTCCACCATCACATCAAGAGAGATCCAGACCGCAGTGCGTCTGCTGCTGCCCGGTGAACTGGCCAAACACGCCGTGTCTGAAGGCACTAAGGCCGTCACCAAGTACACCAGCTCCAAGTAA
- the LOC137073370 gene encoding histone H4 yields the protein MSGRGKGGKGLGKGGAKRHRKVLRDNIQGITKPAIRRLARRGGVKRISGLIYEETRGVLKVFLENVIRDAVTYTEHAKRKTVTAMDVVYALKRQGRTLYGFGG from the coding sequence ATGTCTGGAAGAGGTAAAGGCGGTAAGGGGCTCGGGAAAGGAGGCGCTAAGCGTCACCGTAAGGTTTTGCGCGATAACATCCAGGGAATCACCAAACCCGCCATTCGTCGTCTGGCTCGCCGTGGCGGCGTCAAGCGCATCTCCGGTCTGATCTACGAGGAGACTCGCGGTGTGTTGAAGGTGTTTCTGGAGAATGTTATCCGCGATGCCGTCACCTACACCGAGCACGCCAAAAGAAAGACCGTCACCGCCATGGATGTTGTGTACGCGCTGAAACGACAGGGACGCACCTTGTACGGCTTCGGAGGTTAA